One window of Lycium ferocissimum isolate CSIRO_LF1 unplaced genomic scaffold, AGI_CSIRO_Lferr_CH_V1 ctg1686, whole genome shotgun sequence genomic DNA carries:
- the LOC132042654 gene encoding pathogenesis-related protein R major form, with product MSFPKFFPLFVFLYFGQYFSSVTHAATFNIINRCTYTVWAAASPGGGRQLNSGQSWNLDVKPGTIQARIWGRTKCNFDGNGRGKCETGDCKGLLQCQGYGSPPNTLAEFALNQPNNLDYVDISLVDGFNIPMEFSPTNGACRNLRCTAPIKEQCPSQLQTPGGCNNPCTVFKTNQYCCTNGPGSCGPTDLSRFFKTRCPNAYSYPQDDPTSLFTCPAGTNYRVVFCP from the coding sequence atgagcTTCCCCaaattcttccccctttttgtCTTCCTTTACTttggccaatatttttcatCTGTTACTCATGCTGCCACTTTTAACATTATCAATCGGTGCACCTACACAGTTTGGGCCGCCGCCTCCCCTGGGGGAGGCAGGCAGCTCAACTCGGGCCAATCTTGGAACCTAGATGTGAAGCCTGGAACAATCCAAGCTCGCATTTGGGGCCGAACCAAATGTAACTTTGATGGTAATGGTCGAGGCAAATGCGAGACTGGAGACTGTAAAGGGCTTTTACAATGTCAAGGCTATGGTAGTCCACCCAACACTTTAGCTGAATTCGCACTTAATCAGCCCAATAACCTGGACTATGTCGATATTTCTCTTGTCGATGGATTCAACATTCCTATGGAATTTAGCCCAACCAATGGTGCCTGCCGTAATCTTAGATGCACAGCACCTATTAAAGAGCAATGTCCAAGTCAATTACAAACACCAGGCGGATGTAACAATCCATGTACTGTTTTCAAGACTAATCAATATTGTTGTACAAATGGACCTGGATCATGTGGACCTACTGATCtctcaagattttttaagacaagGTGCCCAAATGCTTATAGTTATCCACAGGATGATCCAACTAGTTTGTTTACATGTCCTGCTGGTACAAATTACAGGGTTGTTTTCTGCCCTTAA